One genomic region from Candidatus Thiopontia autotrophica encodes:
- the hemH gene encoding ferrochelatase translates to MTTGVLITNLGTPDDATPASLRRYLAEFLWDRRVVDMPRLKWWLILHGIILRVRPKRVAKAYQKVWTENGGPLLVISKRQREAIEKRLADKLGYKVPVALGMRYGNPSISSALESLRQQEVSKIIILPLFPQYSAATTGSTFDAVSQALQQWRNIPDLTFINNYHNNPGYIEALANSINDKWKEGGRAERILLSFHGLPQRYHDAGDPYRDQCNATAIALNKKLGLRDGQLQVVFQSRFGKEEWLKPYTEETLRLLPVEGINKIDIICPGFSADCVETLEEIAMQDRDLFIGSGGESYQYIPALNNRHDHIDALTDILLANWGENRV, encoded by the coding sequence ATGACCACTGGCGTACTTATTACAAACTTGGGGACCCCTGATGATGCAACACCAGCATCTCTCAGACGTTATCTTGCAGAATTTCTGTGGGATCGCCGTGTTGTGGATATGCCTCGTCTGAAGTGGTGGCTGATTTTACATGGAATTATCCTCAGAGTTCGCCCCAAACGGGTAGCGAAAGCATATCAGAAAGTATGGACAGAAAATGGCGGGCCACTACTGGTTATCTCTAAACGCCAGAGAGAGGCTATAGAGAAGAGGTTGGCAGACAAACTTGGATACAAAGTACCTGTTGCTCTGGGAATGCGGTATGGCAACCCGTCAATATCATCAGCACTGGAGAGCCTGCGTCAACAGGAGGTCAGCAAGATCATCATCCTCCCCCTGTTTCCCCAATATTCGGCCGCCACTACTGGATCAACCTTTGATGCTGTCTCTCAAGCATTGCAACAGTGGCGGAACATTCCAGATTTAACCTTCATCAATAACTATCACAATAATCCTGGGTATATTGAGGCCCTGGCAAACTCCATCAATGACAAGTGGAAAGAGGGTGGGCGTGCAGAACGTATACTGCTCTCTTTTCATGGATTGCCACAACGCTACCACGATGCCGGAGACCCCTATCGTGATCAATGCAATGCCACTGCCATTGCCCTGAACAAAAAACTTGGGTTGAGAGATGGACAACTACAGGTTGTATTCCAATCACGCTTTGGCAAAGAGGAGTGGCTAAAACCATATACTGAAGAGACCCTGAGGCTTCTTCCCGTTGAGGGCATCAACAAGATCGATATTATCTGTCCAGGATTCTCTGCCGACTGCGTAGAGACTCTTGAGGAGATTGCCATGCAGGACAGAGATCTGTTTATCGGTTCTGGTGGAGAGAGTTATCAATATATTCCAGCCTTGAATAATCGTCATGACCATATTGATGCGCTGACAGATATCCTTTTGGCTAACTGGGGAGAGAACAGGGTATAG
- a CDS encoding DUF523 domain-containing protein: MHNHDSMPVVAVSRCLLGDPVRYDGKDKKSQKLIEEIAGLFSILPVCPEVEAGLSIPRPPVQLVKDGNGIIYVRGRDDQTVDITSQLHRFFRRFDEANTTLSGAILQNRSPSCGVGDTPLFSPSGSELNQDNGVFTTFIRSRHPDLPVSTPKQLNSDEAIQEFRDAVFRYIKRSTGSGSH, from the coding sequence ATGCATAACCATGACTCTATGCCTGTTGTTGCCGTAAGCCGCTGCCTTCTTGGAGATCCCGTACGATATGATGGCAAGGACAAAAAATCACAGAAGCTTATAGAGGAGATAGCCGGTCTGTTTTCCATACTTCCAGTATGCCCCGAGGTTGAGGCTGGACTGTCGATACCGCGCCCACCAGTACAGTTAGTCAAAGATGGCAATGGTATTATTTATGTCAGAGGCCGAGATGATCAAACAGTGGATATCACCTCACAACTACATAGATTTTTCAGAAGATTTGATGAGGCCAACACCACCTTGAGCGGAGCCATTCTCCAGAACCGCTCTCCAAGTTGCGGGGTTGGAGATACTCCTCTGTTTTCACCATCAGGATCTGAACTCAACCAGGATAACGGAGTTTTTACTACATTTATAAGATCACGACATCCTGACCTTCCTGTCTCAACTCCAAAACAACTAAACTCGGATGAGGCTATTCAGGAGTTCAGAGACGCTGTTTTCAGATATATTAAGCGTTCCACCGGCTCTGGCAGCCATTAA
- a CDS encoding DUF2939 domain-containing protein, with protein MRWIVRLLFLAVILYGILPYYSLYRFDHALVANDVSQLGKYIDLQQVQENYKRVLRIESRDHNEGLASRMLRDGANSMSAYTVDQAVTIEWIRHRLSGANRGETGVSIYDTLDHAFFDSPNQFLVRLGDLGDDPTVLIMKRHGMVWRLSELY; from the coding sequence ATGCGTTGGATCGTACGATTACTTTTTCTTGCCGTTATCCTTTACGGTATTTTGCCATACTATAGTCTCTATCGATTTGATCATGCATTGGTTGCCAATGATGTGTCCCAGCTTGGTAAATACATTGATCTGCAACAGGTGCAGGAGAACTACAAGAGAGTCCTCCGGATCGAGAGTAGAGATCATAATGAGGGGCTAGCCTCAAGAATGCTTCGTGATGGAGCAAACTCCATGAGCGCCTATACCGTAGATCAGGCGGTAACTATAGAGTGGATCAGACATCGACTCTCTGGAGCAAATCGGGGAGAAACCGGTGTCTCAATATACGATACTCTTGATCATGCCTTCTTTGATTCACCAAACCAGTTTTTAGTGAGATTAGGTGATCTGGGTGATGATCCAACTGTATTGATAATGAAGCGACATGGGATGGTTTGGCGTCTTAGCGAACTCTATTAG
- the mobA gene encoding molybdenum cofactor guanylyltransferase encodes MKGITGIILAGGRATRMGGDDKGLTTINGKPMVQHVIERLTPQVGTMIISANRNQRYYEAFGYPVISDYNDKFDGPLAGIASAIEITDTPLILVTPCDTPLIPADLVERLYESLQQTDSPIAVAHDGERMQQLCFLASHHIIDSIKERLADNERRVYRWLESLNPAICNFNSTMLFSNINTPEEQSAIEQQLQD; translated from the coding sequence ATGAAAGGAATTACCGGAATCATACTGGCTGGCGGCAGAGCCACACGTATGGGGGGAGATGATAAGGGTCTTACCACTATCAACGGCAAGCCTATGGTGCAACACGTTATAGAACGTCTGACTCCGCAGGTAGGGACCATGATCATTAGTGCAAACCGCAATCAACGGTACTATGAGGCATTTGGGTACCCAGTAATATCTGATTACAACGACAAATTTGATGGTCCACTTGCCGGAATTGCCAGTGCCATTGAGATCACCGACACACCTCTCATTCTGGTCACTCCATGTGATACCCCTCTGATTCCAGCTGATCTGGTCGAGAGGCTGTATGAATCTCTGCAACAGACAGATTCACCGATTGCTGTAGCCCATGATGGAGAGAGGATGCAGCAACTCTGTTTTCTTGCTTCTCACCATATTATCGACTCAATCAAAGAGCGGCTAGCAGATAATGAGCGCAGGGTATACAGATGGCTTGAATCATTGAATCCGGCAATCTGCAATTTCAACTCCACCATGCTGTTCTCAAACATCAATACACCTGAAGAGCAGTCTGCCATAGAGCAACAACTGCAGGATTAG
- the mobB gene encoding molybdopterin-guanine dinucleotide biosynthesis protein B produces MNSKTLNSPTPLLGFAAWSGTGKTTLLKQIIPILVARGVHVAAIKHTHHEFDIDQPGKDSYKLRKSGASQVLVASSRRWALINENSGDATEPDLKQLLPKLDHDNIDLILIEGFKHEPIPRIELHRSVTGKPLLYPDDSQIIAIAISNNEQMNPSIPRLDLDNSEQIADFIETNVLHRKQTT; encoded by the coding sequence GTGAACTCAAAAACATTAAATTCTCCAACACCACTACTGGGATTTGCCGCATGGAGTGGAACAGGAAAAACCACCCTGTTGAAGCAGATTATTCCAATCCTGGTAGCAAGAGGAGTACATGTCGCTGCAATCAAACATACTCACCATGAATTTGATATCGACCAGCCCGGAAAGGATAGCTATAAATTGAGAAAATCTGGTGCCAGTCAGGTATTGGTTGCATCATCCAGACGCTGGGCCTTAATAAATGAAAATAGCGGAGATGCAACTGAGCCTGATCTTAAGCAGCTATTGCCAAAACTTGATCATGACAATATTGATCTAATTCTGATTGAAGGATTTAAGCATGAACCAATCCCTCGAATAGAACTGCACCGCTCTGTCACCGGCAAGCCACTACTGTATCCAGATGACAGCCAAATAATTGCTATCGCCATAAGTAATAACGAACAGATGAACCCTTCAATCCCGAGGCTAGATCTGGATAATAGTGAACAGATAGCAGACTTTATAGAAACCAACGTACTTCACAGGAAACAGACAACATGA
- the moeA gene encoding molybdopterin molybdotransferase MoeA, whose translation MTPKKGLLPVNEALEKIFQEINPTEDIETVEVMTAFGRTLGEEIVSPINVPSYNNSAMDGYAIQGADLPDNGTVTLEVIGSSFAGTPFDGVMQRGQSVRIMTGAKIPDGADTVIMQEKATREDEQVTFSSEDNHTPGENVRMAGEDMRTGETVLHPGKRLGAAELGMIASLGYGEVQVKKRIRVAFFSTGDELCSAGEPLGDGQIYDSNRYTVFSMLRELGVELIDLGIIRDERELIEQAFQDAAAQADVVITSGGVSVGEADFVKETLDRLGEVNFWRIAMKPGKPLAFGKLNNAWFFGLPGNPVSAMVTFLQFVRPALNHLAGKERATPFRIPLRCSNKLKKRPGRLEFQRGILEKGDNGETVVRGAGPQGSHILRSMSIADCFIVLPEENSGVEAGEWVEVEPFL comes from the coding sequence ATGACACCCAAGAAAGGACTCTTGCCCGTCAACGAGGCACTGGAAAAGATCTTCCAGGAAATTAACCCAACTGAAGATATTGAGACAGTTGAGGTAATGACAGCATTTGGCCGCACCCTGGGAGAAGAGATAGTTTCTCCAATTAATGTTCCGTCCTATAACAATTCGGCTATGGATGGTTATGCAATTCAGGGGGCCGACCTGCCAGATAACGGTACAGTTACGCTTGAGGTGATTGGTTCATCATTCGCCGGCACCCCCTTTGATGGAGTCATGCAGAGAGGGCAATCTGTCAGAATCATGACTGGTGCCAAGATCCCTGATGGTGCTGACACTGTCATCATGCAGGAAAAGGCCACCAGGGAAGATGAACAGGTAACCTTCTCCAGCGAGGACAACCACACTCCGGGAGAGAATGTCCGTATGGCTGGTGAGGATATGAGAACTGGCGAGACAGTGCTCCATCCGGGAAAGAGACTGGGGGCTGCAGAACTGGGGATGATTGCATCACTTGGTTATGGCGAGGTCCAGGTCAAAAAGAGAATCAGGGTAGCCTTCTTTTCCACCGGTGATGAGCTCTGCTCTGCTGGTGAACCATTAGGGGATGGGCAGATCTACGACAGTAATCGCTATACCGTATTCAGCATGCTCCGTGAGCTTGGGGTTGAGCTAATTGATCTTGGAATTATTCGTGATGAGCGTGAATTGATCGAACAGGCCTTTCAGGATGCTGCCGCTCAGGCCGATGTAGTCATAACCTCTGGTGGTGTCTCTGTTGGTGAGGCCGACTTCGTAAAAGAGACTCTTGACAGATTGGGAGAGGTTAATTTCTGGCGTATCGCAATGAAACCGGGGAAACCACTCGCCTTTGGAAAGCTGAACAATGCATGGTTCTTTGGTCTGCCTGGCAATCCGGTATCAGCAATGGTCACATTCCTCCAATTTGTCCGTCCTGCACTTAACCACCTGGCCGGAAAAGAGCGTGCTACCCCATTCCGCATCCCGCTACGCTGTAGTAATAAGCTGAAAAAACGCCCAGGTCGACTGGAGTTCCAGCGTGGCATCCTGGAAAAAGGGGATAACGGCGAGACCGTAGTGCGTGGTGCCGGCCCTCAAGGCTCACATATTCTACGTTCAATGAGCATTGCCGACTGCTTCATTGTGCTGCCTGAAGAGAATAGTGGTGTAGAAGCAGGAGAGTGGGTTGAGGTAGAGCCATTCCTTTAG
- the ssb gene encoding single-stranded DNA-binding protein codes for MARGVNKVILVGNLGQDPDVRYTADGRAIANISIATTDSWKDKNTGEQQDRTEWHRVVFFNRLAEIVSEYLKKGAQVYVEGRLQTRKWQDKDGNDRYTTEIVASEMQMLGGRSGGTADFGGSSGGGQQQQAPAAATAPTMNDLDDDIPF; via the coding sequence ATGGCAAGAGGAGTCAATAAGGTAATTTTGGTGGGTAATTTGGGGCAGGATCCGGATGTGCGTTATACCGCTGATGGACGAGCTATTGCGAATATATCCATCGCCACAACAGATAGCTGGAAAGACAAGAATACCGGGGAGCAGCAGGATCGTACAGAGTGGCATCGTGTTGTCTTCTTTAATCGATTGGCTGAAATTGTATCTGAGTACCTCAAGAAGGGTGCGCAGGTCTATGTTGAGGGTCGTCTACAGACCCGCAAGTGGCAGGACAAGGATGGTAATGACCGTTATACGACGGAGATCGTAGCTAGTGAGATGCAGATGTTGGGCGGCCGTAGTGGAGGCACTGCTGACTTCGGTGGCAGCTCTGGTGGTGGACAGCAGCAACAGGCTCCAGCGGCGGCTACAGCTCCAACCATGAATGATCTGGATGACGATATACCGTTCTAA
- a CDS encoding MFS transporter, with protein MKKGEGEGMLPVERRAAGSLAGIFSMRMLGLFMLLPVLSLYTEEFEGATPMLMGVALGVYGLTQALLQIPFGMLSDRFGRKRIIAMGLMLFAVGSVVAAMATTIEGVIIGRAIQGSGAIAAATMALLADLTREEFRTRAMATFGMSIGASFTAAIILGPVISGWVGVSGIFWITALLAVFGLVMLFRIVPTPTHSHMHHDAEADPAQFGAVLGDSQLLRLNFGIFVLHLILTAIFVVIPIGLRDGGMAPQDHWMVYLGAVLVAVMIMIPMIIQAEKKGRMKEVFSIAIGLVAISQFGLWQMSDSLWGIIIFMVIFFGGFNLLEATLPSLISKMAPADKKGTAMGVYSSSQFFGAFMGGILGGWILGWSDGVEIAPVFLASGGLALLWLVVASSMERPKSVKTQLLRVGEIDQLQASILAQQLLGIPGVSEAVVIAEDEVAYLKVDEKILDRKSLEPFAPA; from the coding sequence ATGAAGAAAGGTGAGGGAGAGGGAATGTTGCCAGTTGAGCGCAGAGCAGCTGGATCATTGGCAGGAATTTTCTCGATGCGAATGCTGGGACTATTTATGTTGCTGCCGGTACTTTCGCTATATACGGAGGAGTTTGAGGGGGCTACCCCAATGTTGATGGGGGTTGCGCTTGGAGTTTATGGCCTGACCCAGGCACTACTACAGATTCCATTTGGGATGCTCTCCGACAGATTTGGCAGAAAACGTATTATCGCCATGGGGTTGATGCTGTTTGCGGTTGGAAGTGTGGTTGCTGCCATGGCAACAACCATCGAGGGAGTTATCATAGGGCGTGCGATTCAGGGGTCTGGTGCTATTGCCGCTGCTACCATGGCACTATTGGCAGACCTGACTCGTGAAGAGTTCAGGACAAGGGCCATGGCTACTTTTGGGATGAGTATTGGTGCCTCATTTACGGCAGCAATTATTCTTGGACCCGTCATCAGTGGCTGGGTAGGTGTATCAGGAATCTTCTGGATTACTGCGCTATTGGCAGTCTTTGGGTTGGTAATGCTGTTTCGTATTGTTCCGACCCCAACTCATAGCCATATGCATCATGACGCAGAGGCGGATCCGGCACAATTTGGGGCAGTGCTTGGTGACTCACAACTTCTTCGCCTTAATTTTGGCATATTTGTACTTCACTTGATTCTGACAGCTATATTTGTGGTCATACCTATCGGTTTGAGAGATGGTGGTATGGCTCCGCAGGATCACTGGATGGTCTATCTGGGCGCGGTTCTAGTGGCAGTGATGATCATGATACCAATGATTATTCAGGCAGAGAAAAAGGGCAGAATGAAAGAGGTCTTCTCTATCGCCATTGGGCTGGTGGCAATATCACAGTTCGGTTTATGGCAGATGTCTGATTCACTGTGGGGAATTATTATCTTTATGGTCATCTTTTTTGGAGGGTTTAATCTCTTGGAGGCAACTCTGCCTTCACTTATCTCAAAGATGGCACCGGCAGACAAAAAGGGTACAGCAATGGGGGTCTATTCAAGCTCCCAGTTTTTTGGTGCCTTTATGGGGGGTATTCTGGGCGGGTGGATTCTTGGTTGGTCCGATGGTGTAGAGATTGCGCCGGTTTTCCTTGCTTCTGGTGGATTGGCCTTGTTATGGCTGGTAGTGGCTAGCAGTATGGAACGTCCCAAGTCAGTAAAGACACAGCTTTTACGGGTAGGGGAGATTGATCAACTACAGGCATCAATACTGGCACAACAGCTATTAGGTATTCCCGGGGTTAGTGAGGCCGTGGTAATTGCCGAAGATGAAGTTGCCTATCTCAAGGTGGATGAGAAAATTTTGGATAGAAAATCACTGGAACCGTTTGCTCCAGCATGA